From a region of the Helianthus annuus cultivar XRQ/B chromosome 5, HanXRQr2.0-SUNRISE, whole genome shotgun sequence genome:
- the LOC110942631 gene encoding uncharacterized protein LOC110942631, whose protein sequence is MSSVTFVKSNGPRILLPNKWAILQERLCASWAGIDLPPSIDPPPPSIGPSSSATTVAARHSTVHHRHISVVIETVPSSFQQIHRRLLHSSALFNRFVVVDIRSKDSKAVIGGGCGCLWKMEFGGRWVVGADEMAFYSQEDSDDDYLFKIVLIGDSAVGKSNLLARFARDEFYPNSKSTIGVEFQTQKIEIKGKKIKAQIWDTTDQERFRAVTSAYYRGAVGALLVYDISRRQTFDSIGRWLNELHSKCLQIIYFG, encoded by the exons ATGTCAAGTGTCACGTTTGTGAAGTCCAATGGACCACGTATACTTCTTCCAAATAAATGGGCCATTTTACAGGAAAGATTGTGCGCTTCTTGGGCCGGAATTG ATCTGCCACCATCCATAGATCCGCCGCCGCCGTCCATAGGTCCGTCGTCGTCGGCCACTACAGTAGCGGCTCGCCATAGCACCGTTCACCACCGTCATATCTCCGTCGTCATCGAAACAGTTCCGTCGTCATTCCAACAGATCCACCGTCGTTTGTTGCATAGCTCTGCGTTGTTCAATAGATTCGTCGTCGTCGACATTCGTTCCAAAGATTCAAAAGCCGTCATcggtggtggttgtgggtgtTTATGGAAGATGGAGTTTGGGGGTAGGTGGGTGGTGGGGGCAGAT GAGATGGCGTTTTATTCCCAAGAGGATTCCGACGACGATTACCTGTTTAAGATCGTGTTAATCGGTGACTCGGCTGTTGGAAAGTCAAACCTGCTCGCTAGATTTGCTAGAGATGAGTTCTACCCGAATTCAAAATCGACAATAGGAGTAGAATTTCAAACGCAGAAAATTGAAAttaaaggaaaaaaaattaaGGCCCAAATTTGGGACACTACTGATCAAGAGCGGTTCAGAGCAGTTACGTCTGCTTATTATAGAGGTGCGGTTGGAGCTCTTTTGGTTTATGATATTAGCAGACGCCAAACGTTTGATAGCATCGGCAGATGGCTCAATGAACTTCACAGTAAGTGTTTGCAAATTATTTATTTTGGATAA